One Mycolicibacterium pulveris genomic region harbors:
- a CDS encoding DoxX family protein produces MIVVVTLVLSTLAARLAGRLGVGFVDSWPSAIAVGLAAMFVLTGVAHFVNPLRRDMIAIVPPRLPAPALLVTVTGVLELVGAAGLLYPPTRVAAAVGLFVLLLVMFPANVYAARMPNAPKSMTTRLDLRTAEQVLFLGAAAVVGLGGI; encoded by the coding sequence ATGATCGTCGTCGTCACCCTCGTCCTGAGCACGCTCGCCGCCCGGCTGGCCGGTCGGCTGGGTGTCGGCTTCGTCGACAGTTGGCCCTCGGCGATCGCCGTGGGCCTGGCCGCGATGTTCGTGCTCACCGGTGTCGCGCACTTCGTCAACCCGCTGCGCCGCGACATGATCGCGATCGTCCCGCCGCGGCTGCCCGCGCCCGCGCTGCTGGTGACGGTCACCGGCGTGCTCGAGCTGGTCGGGGCCGCCGGGCTGCTGTATCCACCGACCCGGGTGGCCGCGGCGGTGGGCCTGTTCGTGCTTCTGCTGGTGATGTTCCCCGCGAACGTCTATGCCGCGCGGATGCCCAACGCGCCGAAGTCGATGACGACCCGGCTGGACCTGCGCACCGCCGAGCAGGTGCTGTTCTTAGGCGCCGCCGCCGTGGTCGGCCTTGGCGGCATCTAG
- a CDS encoding TetR/AcrR family transcriptional regulator, whose translation MTKASYHHGDLRAAILARAAELVAERGADGVSLRELARAAGVSHAAPAHHFTDRRGLFTALAAEGWRLLAAELAEATPEFIDAALAYVRFALDHPGHYAVMFDRSLVNPEDPELIAAVGAAGSELAQGVGTLADDRAIADPQAAALAAWSLVHGFSLLWLNKTIATDDDPIALVHRVAGMLFKNE comes from the coding sequence GTGACCAAGGCGTCCTACCACCACGGCGACCTGAGGGCCGCCATCCTGGCGCGCGCCGCCGAGCTCGTTGCCGAGCGCGGCGCCGACGGCGTCTCGCTGCGCGAGCTGGCCCGCGCGGCCGGCGTCTCCCATGCCGCACCCGCGCATCACTTCACCGACCGCCGCGGGCTGTTCACCGCGCTGGCGGCCGAGGGCTGGCGGTTGCTGGCGGCCGAGCTCGCCGAGGCGACACCGGAGTTCATCGACGCCGCGCTGGCCTACGTGCGGTTCGCACTCGACCATCCCGGTCACTATGCGGTGATGTTCGACCGGTCGCTGGTCAACCCCGAGGACCCCGAGCTGATCGCGGCCGTTGGTGCGGCGGGAAGTGAACTGGCCCAGGGCGTCGGCACCCTCGCCGACGACAGGGCGATCGCCGACCCGCAGGCCGCGGCGCTGGCGGCATGGTCTCTGGTGCACGGGTTTTCGCTGCTGTGGCTGAACAAGACCATCGCCACCGACGACGATCCGATCGCACTGGTGCACCGCGTCGCGGGCATGTTGTTCAAGAACGAGTAG
- a CDS encoding glutathione peroxidase encodes MTDTPLTDIPLTTLDGKATTLGQLADGAALVVNVASKCGLTPQYTALEQLAKDYRDRGFTVIGVPCNQFMGQEPGTAEEIQEFCSTTYGVTFPLLAKTDVNGPQRHPLYEQLTKTPDADGEAGDIQWNFEKFLLGPGGKVAKRFRPRTEPDAPEVIAAIEEVLPR; translated from the coding sequence ATGACCGACACACCGTTGACCGACATCCCGCTGACCACCCTCGACGGCAAGGCCACCACGCTCGGGCAACTGGCCGACGGCGCCGCGCTGGTCGTCAACGTCGCCTCCAAGTGCGGCCTGACCCCGCAATACACGGCGCTGGAGCAGTTGGCGAAGGACTATCGCGATCGTGGGTTCACCGTGATCGGGGTGCCGTGCAACCAGTTCATGGGCCAGGAACCCGGCACTGCCGAGGAGATCCAGGAGTTCTGCTCGACCACCTACGGCGTGACGTTTCCGCTGCTGGCCAAGACCGACGTCAACGGGCCCCAGCGCCATCCGCTCTATGAGCAGTTGACCAAGACGCCCGACGCCGACGGTGAAGCCGGCGACATCCAGTGGAACTTCGAGAAGTTCCTGCTCGGTCCGGGTGGCAAGGTGGCCAAGAGGTTCCGGCCCCGCACCGAGCCCGACGCGCCCGAGGTGATCGCCGCCATCGAAGAGGTCTTGCCGCGGTAA
- a CDS encoding DUF2334 domain-containing protein → MAGQLIVSLSGIRDRTLPDVDAFCAQLDARGVPASFLVAPRLKGGYRIEADAPTVDWLTARRDGGDAVVLHGFDEAATKKRRSEFATLPAHEASLRLLGADRVLEHVGLRTRLFVAPGWTVSQGTMTALPRNGFRLVAGLSGITDLVRRTTVRARVLGVGEGFLSEPWWCRTLVLSAQRTARRDGVVRIAVAARHLRKPGPRQAMLDAVDLALLHGCEATVYRWRPHPALPAAA, encoded by the coding sequence GTGGCCGGGCAACTGATCGTCTCGCTCTCCGGGATCCGCGACCGTACGCTGCCCGACGTCGACGCGTTCTGTGCGCAACTGGACGCGCGCGGGGTGCCGGCGTCGTTCCTGGTGGCGCCCCGGCTCAAGGGCGGCTACCGGATTGAGGCCGACGCGCCCACCGTGGACTGGCTGACGGCGCGCCGTGACGGCGGTGACGCCGTCGTGTTGCACGGCTTCGATGAGGCCGCGACCAAGAAGCGCCGCAGCGAATTCGCGACGCTGCCCGCGCACGAGGCGAGCCTGCGGCTGCTCGGCGCCGACCGCGTGCTGGAGCACGTCGGCCTGCGCACCCGGCTCTTCGTCGCACCGGGCTGGACGGTATCGCAGGGCACCATGACGGCGTTGCCGCGCAACGGGTTTCGCCTTGTCGCCGGGTTGAGCGGAATCACCGACCTGGTCCGCCGGACGACGGTGCGCGCCCGGGTGCTCGGCGTCGGCGAGGGCTTCCTGTCCGAACCCTGGTGGTGCCGAACGCTGGTGCTGTCCGCGCAACGCACCGCGCGTCGCGACGGCGTCGTGCGGATCGCGGTCGCCGCCCGACATCTGCGCAAGCCCGGACCGCGGCAGGCGATGCTCGACGCCGTCGACCTCGCGCTCCTGCACGGATGTGAAGCCACCGTCTACCGGTGGCGGCCGCACCCCGCGTTGCCGGCCGCGGCATAG